Genomic segment of Acidobacteriota bacterium:
GTCGCGGCTGTATTGCGGATATTGCCGCGCCAGATTTTCCATCACATTGTTCAACTGCGCCTGGGCTTGAGCGTAACTCACGCCCGGTTTCAAGCGGCCTAGCACCCGCAAAACTTGTGCGCCGCGCTGGTCTAGATTCCCGCCTTCGCCCGCGATGGTCGTCAGCAAGTCGGTGCTCTGTGCGGCCAGCGGAAACTCAAACGTAGGCGGCAAAATACCGATGATCGTGAACGCGGCGCCATTCAACGTCAGCGACTGACCTACCGCCGCGAGGTTCCCTCCCAAACGGTTTTGCCAATACTGGTGGCTGAGAATGACAACGGGTGGCGCGCCGCGCCGTTCTTCATCAGGTTGAAAATCGCGGCCCTGTTGCACGCCGACTTTGAGCAACGAAAGGAAATTCGCCGTGACACGCATGCCCAGAATGCGCTCGGCCTGGCCTGCGTTGAGGATGGTAAAGCCATCCAGCTTGTAGCCCGCGATGGCCTCGAAGCCCGAATGCTGTGCGCGCCAATCCTGCAATTCCAAATAGGAGAGATAGCCTTCGACGCGCTTGTCTTTAGGTGTCCGCCAGAGTGCAACGACGCGTTCGGGTTCGGCAAATTTGGGCGGACTCAACACGAGCGCCTGGATGACGCTAAAAATCGCGGTGTTCGCGCCAATGCCCAGCGCCAACGTGAAGACAGCCAGCAAGGTGAAGCCGGGCTTCTTTAACAGCATGCGCGCGCCGAAGCGCAGGTCTGAGAGTAAGGATGACATTTCAGGCCCTCCTAGATCGGTTTTCATTTGCGTGTACGGTAGCCGCGCAGCGGGACAGTACCGCGCGCGTGAGCAAGCGGGGCTTACGTCGTTGCGCCAGTCTGCCGTACTTGACGCGCCGCTTGCTCACGCGCGCGGTACTGTCCCGCTGCGCGGCTTTTTGCCCTACACCGAAGTGAAAAGGATCGGAATTCAAGTACGGATAAGGGGAAGTAAACACAGGGCCGGGGAAAGCCGCACGGCCTGTCAATGTTGGGGTTTCCCCGTGTCCCCTATGCTCCCCGTGGTTGGCGCCAGACATTCATTTGCAAACTGCTCTAAGCGACCGCCAAGACCAACAACGTCGCATCGTCTTGAAAATCGCCGCCGCAAAACTCTGTCGCGGCGGCCAGCAGGCGTTCTTGCAAGGACATGGCGCTCAGCTTGCGGTGCGCCCGCACGAACGCCAGCAAGCGGTCTTCGCCAAACTCTTCGCCCGCCGCATTGACGACTTCGGTAATGCCGTCGGTGTAAAGCAACACGCGGTCGCCCGCGCCGAGTTGCACTTCGCCCTGTTCAAACCGGCTCTCGCTGAAAAGGCCGAGCACGGTGCCGCCCTTTTGCAACGGCACACACGCGCCGTCGCGCCGCACCAACAAAGGCGCGTTGTGCCCCGCGTTGGTGTAACGCAGCTTGCGATTGGCGCTGTCATAACAGGCGTAAAAGAAGGTGACGAACTTGCCGCTGTTGAGCTGGACGCTGAGCGCACGATTGACCTGCGCGCACAAATCGCGCGGCTCGCATTGCGGCGAGGCGAAAGCTTTGATCAGCGCCTGTGCATTCGACATCACCAGCGCGGCGGGCATCCCCTTGCCCGACACGTCGCCGATGCAAAAGGCCAGCTTGCGTTCATCGAATTGCAGCACGTTGAAAAAATCGCCGCTCACCGAACGCACCGGCTGCCAAGCCGTCGCCAATTCGCAGCCACGTAACGTCGGGATGGTATGCGGTAAGAGGCTCTTTTGAATTTCGAGCGCGGCGGCGAGCTCCCTGGCCTGCGCTTCGTCGCGTTGCGTTTGTTGCTGACGTTCCAACCGGCGCTGGCGGCCCGCGTCGAGTTGCGCGCGCAAGGTCTGCAACAGGCGCGCATTGTCCCAGGGCTTCAAGATGAAATCGCCGACCCCGCGCCGCATGGCTTCAACGGCCAGTTCGATACTGCCCCAGGCGGTCATCGCCACGATGGGCAGCGTCTGATCAAACGCGCGAATCCGCGCCAGCAAATCCAGCCCCTCCGCACCCGACGTGGTATCGCGCGTGTAATTCAAATCCATCAGCACCAGATCGAACGAACGCTGCGTCAAGGCGTCCAACAACCGCGCCGGCGAACTCACGGCTTCGGTCTGAAAGCCCGCGTTTTTCAGCAACAGGCGCAACGCCGCCAATACATCCGGATGGTCATCGGCGATTAAAGCAAGTGGGGCGAGCGGCGCGGTGGCGGTTACGGCATTGGCATTCATGATTTACCTCTTTTACATACTGACAACGGGAGACGCAGACACAGAGCGATAACCAAGCGGCGTGCCAGTGCAAGGTGAAAGGCTAACTTTTGAATTGGGATGGGTTGAGAGAAGGCGTATGAAAATGAGCGGAACGCCAAGTGTCCGCTGGTGGGATAGCGCATTCCCAAAAGTAACCAACAACCAAGCACCACCAAGCCCGTTTTGTTTGTACCGAGCCGTGCAGTTCATGTAGCGCAACCCGCCGAGGTGGTGCGGTTTCAGCAACTACGAAAACGGTTTCCGTTGTGCTTCCGGCTGTAGCTGCTGAAACTGCGCAACCTCGGCGGGTTGCGTTACTTCGTCAGAGAGCTTGCGTATTCGCGACAGCTACTCGCACCGCAGCGCAATCAGCGGATCAACCTTGGTCGCCCGCCGCGCCGGAATCCAGCAGGCCAGCAAGGCCACCGACATCAGCAGCAGGGCGATCCCGGCGAACGTGAGCGGATCAGCCGTGCTCACGCCAAACAAGAGGCTTTTCAGCAAATGCGTTAAGGCGAAAGCGGCGGTCAGGCCAATGGCCAAACCGATCAGCACCAACGTCATTCCCTGCCGCACGACCAGGCGCAAGACCGCCCGCGCATCCGCGCCGAGCGCCATGCGAATGCCGATCTCGCGCGTGCGTTGGGCGACGGCATAGGCCATCACGCCATAAATGCCCGCAGCGGCCAGCAGCAAGGCGACCAAGCCGAAGATGCCCAGCACACTGCCCGCCAGCCGCGCCGGTAACAGGGCGATGCCCAGGTGCTGCCGCATCGTCTTCACGTCAAAGAGCGGCAGGCTTTTGTCCAGCGCGGCGACTTCGTTGCGGACGGTCGCCAACAAAT
This window contains:
- a CDS encoding SpoIIE family protein phosphatase; translation: MNANAVTATAPLAPLALIADDHPDVLAALRLLLKNAGFQTEAVSSPARLLDALTQRSFDLVLMDLNYTRDTTSGAEGLDLLARIRAFDQTLPIVAMTAWGSIELAVEAMRRGVGDFILKPWDNARLLQTLRAQLDAGRQRRLERQQQTQRDEAQARELAAALEIQKSLLPHTIPTLRGCELATAWQPVRSVSGDFFNVLQFDERKLAFCIGDVSGKGMPAALVMSNAQALIKAFASPQCEPRDLCAQVNRALSVQLNSGKFVTFFYACYDSANRKLRYTNAGHNAPLLVRRDGACVPLQKGGTVLGLFSESRFEQGEVQLGAGDRVLLYTDGITEVVNAAGEEFGEDRLLAFVRAHRKLSAMSLQERLLAAATEFCGGDFQDDATLLVLAVA